From the genome of Branchiostoma lanceolatum isolate klBraLanc5 chromosome 11, klBraLanc5.hap2, whole genome shotgun sequence:
ATCCCGAGCCTGATTCTATTAATTTTCATTCTGAAAAATTGCAAgtctaatttttcttctgcgatctttataaactttctgcaaattgcagactgcagacgggtatttcgaatgCTGACTATCAATGCGTCAgaccttctatgctatgctggCACCAACACAGTCCTATAGATGGCCAGGCATCCTAATATAATGCGATCCAATTTTGTGGTAAGGGGGAAAGGAGGCATTTGAGGTGTTTTGTTCACAGCGGTGTGATTATATTGCAGTGTAGAGGTCACTGCGTAACCTAAAACCTTTGCATATATTTCTTGATCAGAACACAACAGTGTATATCAGTGATTTGAGAATTTGGGCCAGTGAAATGTTGGTTCGGGCCACTGGGAAAGCCAATTCTTACAATGAGCGTTCATGATTATCGTCTCTTTCAGGCTTCTTGGCATGTAAATATCTTTGGTGAGAGTTATTCAATTAGATGTTGGCCATGCAAATTAGGGTTTAATCAATaattaactttattgcaagttcatgcccgaaggctaattgcagacaaacaagtacatggaaatacatgggaatcgacatagttatctagtttactgtgaaagttctatgttaactaaggttgactatggttgggtttgacttcttttttgaaggcagtggctATATCATGTtatatggcagtgaagtttggggcaaggaccatttgaatgacaggtgTCCGATTGAAACTATTCAGAACTGTTTctgcaaaaatattcttggagtgCACAGAAATTCCAGTAACATAGCAAAtaaagcagagcttggagtgTTTCTGGTAGATTTAGATAATTCcacgtgggttcgaatctcggttgggatcacttgttacACTACTCTAGTCTATTGGACTAGAGTCGATAGAAAGAGTGGTTTCATTTAAATACCTAGGGCTTATTCTTGATGATAAATTGTTATGTGGAATGAACATGTTGACAAACTCTGCTCAAAGGTAACCCAACGAGTAGGTTTACTCAGCCGTCTTAGACCTTGCTTCACTGTAAATATAGCTGACATGTTGTATAAAGCAATGGTACTCCCCCTTCTGGATTACTGTGACACCGTGTGGGACAGCTGCGGAGTGGGGAGACAACAACAACTCCAAGTGCTACAGAACCGGGCTGCCAGGGTAGTTCTGCAACTGAACCTACAGTCCAGCAGTGTCCTCGaccttcatgagaagctcagctGGCAGTATCTCGCAGGGAGAAGGCGGGATCATGTGTGCATTATGGTTTACAAGTGTATAAATGGGCTAGCACCAACATACCTATCATCCACCTTCTCTCACAACCACAACTTACACAATTaccaaaccagacagacatcacTCCTATACAAACCCTTTTTCAAGACCACAACAGGACAGCGTACATTTGCCTACAGAGGTGCTAAACACTTTAATTCACTACCAGCCTACATTAAGCAAGTTCCAAGCCTGAATACATTTAAGTCAGCTTTGAAAGACCTAACATAGTCTCAGTACTGagtagtgacctctgacctcctaacTGTTGACCTTGGTTTGGATTGTGATTTTGAGTTAtctgtctttcatgtttcagttgtacccatatgttccgacgtgtatgtctacttttctctctgtaagttgttttttattttccatgtacagtcaaacctgtctatagcggtcactcaagggactggccaaaactggccgctaagaacaggtggccgctatggagaaaatgtcgattaattgaccacgagtgacacatgttttcagtacccactgagatacatttattcaccgtacagtacacatgtaaacaggtaatgcacattttagaagttcgattgttgttcttttactcctagttagttaagaacaaaatacatgttgctcagttgtcacttactgttcgttttcgaccgttttcaaacataaaatcgtggcgacaattttccttagtcccttgttgtggcttgtgttgatcagcatctaccattatgctaatagggtactcagaagaaagtcgctcttttgagggctttttgtcttttcagaaaattgcaacagcccaaattttacatcatagtaatatttATCCACATTCAATTTCAAGCTTTTGGTTAAGTatttatcctcagtgatactttgcagctaaataaatttagtatattttacctccgtaacagtggtgtcttccgttgacctttatgctgcaaCCTATCcagtttgcatgtttgtatcagcgccattttgaaaattgcgccaaacacgttttgagcacaatttgaatgaacttccccggtgaaaacggaagttgggccggcattcaaacatttcacgaacttgccacatcaggtacatgtgtgggttgtattttccaaaaggctgccgtaatatttgtccagtcgacatgcacagaaatggtcaattttaccacgatgtacaaacgcaagccataagaagaaaactatacttgacttcgcgtcaaaccatggattttctaacaaagatagaacattctggttttctttgttatgatcctatccagttgaggccacataaatttgataactgcgtgaaaaaatgaagattttgaacccggcgtgcggtggcgatgcggcttctaccggcgcgccgtgaccgttatcggcagtgttactgtactcgcgggaccgaaaatcgtctggccgcgaccgcgttggacaggtggccgctatagcctaattcttaatgcttatgtcaatgggaaaaatccaagggaccgacaaaaagtgaccactatgggcaggtggccgctatgcaaaggtgaccgctaatacaggtttgactgtatgtatatgtgaaactgggccctatcgaaaaccagtgtattggcactgaataggctacccaggtgtttcaaaataaacaaacaaacaaacaaacaaacaaactcccccttttctttcgagtctccgagtacgatattccttgtgtgatctgatcgttactcacagggccggcgtgggaaccagtgaaacaaatcaaaggagcgagtaggaACAAGTGATTCCAACCGAGATTTGAActacgccgaaaccggcagcccagatcacaggcacgcacgactaggctaaaaggtcgcgaccagttagactggtcagttggaggcgcttgaacccccactgttacactactcccatAATGAATGATTTCCATGCTAATGTATCTAATCTCTGTTCTAGGAAGGCTACACCCCAGTATGTCCAACAAAGCGAGGAGGATGCTGGTTCTTCTGCTGATCATCCTGAAGGAAGCTGGACCGACcgcagcctgcagcagcagctgttcatcagTCTGTGACTGCAAAAGGAGAGGCCTCACCAGCGTTCCTCGGGACCTGCCTACAACCATCACTCAGCTTACATTGGATGGCAATGACATCACAAACATAGATCAGTCTGATTTCTCAAGGTATGGGAGTTTGACAAGATTAGATCTTCGTTCCAATCAGATCTCCGTGATCCATAACAAGACATTCCACATCTTAACCAGCCTAACTCACCTGTACCTTTATGATAACCAGTTAACTAGTCTCTCAGCTGACATgtttgtgggacttggtaatctgcggAACTTGTATCTTGGTCTAAACCATATACGTCTCGCGGCTGGCAcatttgtgggacttggtaatctgcagagCTTGTCTCTTTCCAATAACCAGATAACTAAcctaccagctgacatatttgtgggacttggtaatctgcagtGGTTGCATCTTAACCAGAACCAGTTAACTAGTCtcccagctgacatatttgtgggacttggtaatctgctgTACTTGTATCTTCACCGGAACCAGTTAACTAACCTACCAGcagacatatttgtgggacttggtaatctgtgGTACTTGTCTCTTCGGGTTAATCAGCTAGCTAGTCTCTCAGCTGACACATTtgagggacttggtaatctgcagatCTTGTTCCTTCACCAGAACCAGTTAATTAACCTACCAGCTGACttatttgtgggacttggtaacCTAGAGAGGCTTGACCTTAGCAGGAATAGCATCCGCAGTATTGAGGCAGGCATGTTTAATGACACAACACAGCTTCACACTCTAGATCTTGAGTACAACAGCATCAGCACCATTGCAGCCAACATATATGACATACTGGCCTCTATTTCAACCGTCGACATTagcaacaacccctggcagtgtgactgtaggatcGCCCCCTTTAAGCAGAGGATGAATGGGTCCTACCCATTTGAGAACCAGATAATATGTGCTGGACCCGGTAACCTAACAGGGCAATACTTACGGGATGTAAATCCTGAAGACCTGATCTGTGAAGAGACAACAGCTGTCTACTCGATGTTGAGCACAAAACACATTGTTGACTCTACTCTTAGCTTGGCTACAGTCAGGAGTTCTCCTTTTCATCAGTCAGCAAAGTCAACATCAAAGGCACAAACATCATCCCCAACAC
Proteins encoded in this window:
- the LOC136444990 gene encoding leucine-rich repeat transmembrane neuronal protein 2-like; translated protein: MFVGLGNLRNLYLGLNHIRLAAGTFVGLGNLQSLSLSNNQITNLPADIFVGLGNLQWLHLNQNQLTSLPADIFVGLGNLLYLYLHRNQLTNLPADIFVGLGNLWYLSLRVNQLASLSADTFEGLGNLQILFLHQNQLINLPADLFVGLGNLERLDLSRNSIRSIEAGMFNDTTQLHTLDLEYNSISTIAANIYDILASISTVDISNNPWQCDCRIAPFKQRMNGSYPFENQIICAGPGNLTGQYLRDVNPEDLICEETTAVYSMLSTKHIVDSTLSLATVRSSPFHQSAKSTSKAQTSSPTPSNAPTADSNPGWSTASTAPLFDPSIKSTSSQTSETANPSDTSPTRSTVSTDSPFGFQSTMTDSNTDDPTGDGIFLSVPFVATLCVFLGLFIISAIALTVWCMYKRRERDPNSVQNVSNSNPAGTSSGHDQIRQPAGINSQMLHHGTEDSQHIYNVPTDDVDTEYNTISEINQSEGPHQGAGNMQSLEMQNLGSFNNGYEVPSPSLCSDNGADPQAREGPQSHQYENSQVIAAAAKDAAADPQVNLYQNDDEPVDNQSQDSPNHYEPLRNPSSQQQHTYTSLLPHDLQHH